One bacterium genomic window carries:
- the atpD gene encoding F0F1 ATP synthase subunit beta — protein MKNGTIKQIIGVVIDVEFTDGELPPLYSALHVKKDGVLITLEVQQHLGDNTVRAVAMDPTEGLTRGMEVVNTNQPISVPVGAAVLGRILNVTGAPVDELGDVKAEKHYPIHRAAPKLTELNTRAEMLETGIKVIDLIQPFSKGGKIGLFGGAGVGKTVIVQELINNIAKEHSGLSVFAGVGERTREGNDLLREFVESGVVSYGKGFDAHSFDLTKVDKASLKESKVAMVFGQMNEPPGSRSRVALTGLTMAEYFRDEEGRDVLLFIDNIFRFTQAGSEVSALLGRMPSAVGYQPTLATEMGALQERITSTNKGSITSVQAVYVPADDLTDPAPATTFLHLDATTVLSRQIAELGIYPAVDPLDSTSRILDPMVVGQEHYDVARGVQSTLQRYKDLQDIIAILGMDELSDDDKRVVERARKMQRFLSQPFHVAEAFTGRPGVYVKTADTIKAFKGILNGDYDYISEQHFYMCGGIEDVIRNHENAQK, from the coding sequence ATGAAAAACGGTACCATCAAGCAGATCATCGGCGTCGTGATTGACGTCGAATTCACCGACGGCGAACTGCCGCCGCTCTACTCCGCGCTTCACGTCAAAAAGGACGGCGTGCTCATTACCCTCGAAGTGCAGCAGCACCTCGGTGACAACACCGTTCGTGCAGTCGCCATGGACCCGACCGAAGGTCTGACCCGCGGCATGGAAGTCGTCAACACCAACCAGCCCATCAGCGTGCCCGTCGGTGCTGCTGTGCTCGGCCGCATCTTGAACGTGACCGGCGCCCCTGTGGATGAACTCGGTGACGTCAAGGCCGAGAAGCATTACCCCATTCACCGCGCTGCCCCCAAGTTGACCGAATTGAATACGCGCGCCGAAATGCTGGAAACTGGCATCAAGGTCATTGACCTGATTCAGCCCTTCTCAAAAGGCGGCAAGATTGGTCTCTTCGGTGGTGCCGGTGTCGGTAAGACCGTTATCGTGCAGGAACTCATCAACAACATCGCCAAAGAGCACTCCGGTCTTTCAGTCTTCGCCGGCGTCGGTGAACGTACGCGTGAAGGTAATGACCTCCTGCGCGAATTCGTCGAATCCGGCGTTGTTTCCTATGGCAAAGGTTTTGACGCGCACTCCTTTGACCTCACAAAAGTGGACAAGGCTTCGTTGAAAGAGTCCAAAGTGGCAATGGTCTTCGGACAGATGAATGAGCCGCCCGGCTCTCGTTCACGCGTTGCCTTGACAGGCCTGACAATGGCCGAGTATTTCCGTGATGAAGAAGGCCGCGACGTGCTGCTCTTTATTGATAATATCTTCCGCTTCACGCAGGCAGGCTCCGAAGTGTCAGCGCTTCTCGGCCGTATGCCGTCCGCTGTGGGCTATCAGCCTACACTCGCTACCGAAATGGGCGCGTTGCAGGAGCGCATCACTTCAACGAATAAAGGCTCCATTACGTCCGTGCAGGCCGTGTACGTGCCCGCTGACGACTTGACCGACCCCGCTCCGGCAACCACCTTCTTGCACCTCGATGCGACCACCGTGTTGTCCCGTCAAATCGCAGAGTTGGGTATCTATCCGGCCGTCGACCCGCTCGACTCGACGTCACGCATTCTCGATCCGATGGTTGTCGGGCAGGAACATTACGATGTCGCGCGCGGCGTGCAATCAACCCTTCAGCGCTACAAAGACTTGCAGGACATCATCGCGATTCTCGGTATGGACGAACTTTCCGACGATGACAAGCGAGTTGTCGAGCGCGCCCGCAAGATGCAGCGCTTCCTGTCGCAGCCGTTCCACGTCGCCGAGGCCTTTACAGGGCGTCCCGGCGTTTACGTCAAGACTGCCGATACCATCAAGGCTTTCAAGGGAATTCTGAACGGCGATTACGACTATATCAGCGAACAGCACTTCTATATGTGCGGCGGTATTGAAGACGTGATTCGCAATCACGAAAACGCGCAAAAGTAA
- the atpC gene encoding ATP synthase F1 subunit epsilon gives MANTFHVELITPEKHLLSADVVHVRAPGSAGEFGVLANHAPMVAGLGPGRLQIDFADHKEEFAIGGGYFTVDNNKALILAETCVRKSDIDLDTAKKNRADALKRIETAASAAEREEAQSAFKRHNALVQVAEHKVD, from the coding sequence ATGGCCAACACGTTTCATGTTGAGCTGATTACACCCGAAAAACATCTGCTGTCCGCCGATGTCGTGCATGTGCGCGCTCCCGGGTCGGCAGGTGAATTCGGTGTTTTGGCCAACCATGCACCCATGGTCGCAGGGCTTGGCCCCGGTCGTCTGCAGATTGACTTCGCCGACCACAAGGAAGAGTTTGCAATCGGCGGTGGATACTTCACCGTGGACAACAATAAGGCGCTTATCCTTGCAGAAACATGCGTCCGCAAGTCCGACATCGATCTTGATACTGCAAAAAAAAACCGGGCTGATGCACTGAAACGCATCGAAACTGCCGCATCTGCTGCAGAACGCGAAGAAGCACAATCTGCTTTCAAACGCCATAACGCACTCGTTCAAGTCGCTGAGCATAAAGTCGACTAA
- the crcB gene encoding fluoride efflux transporter CrcB, with translation MKNILLIFVGGGLGSLLRYVMSGLVYRLTSLGFPYGTVVVNVTGCFAIGFLMTAMAARFDDSPALKVFLTIGLLGGFTTYSSFSYETIALIQEAKPAAAVVNIGITLTGCLAGTWLGLGLGRMV, from the coding sequence ATGAAGAACATTCTTCTCATCTTTGTCGGCGGTGGACTTGGTTCGCTGTTGCGTTATGTGATGTCGGGACTGGTGTACAGGCTGACCTCCCTCGGTTTTCCTTATGGCACGGTGGTGGTAAATGTCACCGGATGTTTTGCGATCGGTTTCTTGATGACGGCAATGGCGGCGCGATTTGACGATTCGCCCGCGCTGAAGGTGTTTCTGACCATCGGATTGCTGGGCGGTTTCACGACCTATTCGTCGTTCAGTTATGAGACCATTGCTTTGATTCAGGAGGCGAAACCGGCGGCGGCTGTGGTGAATATCGGAATAACCCTGACGGGCTGTTTAGCTGGAACATGGTTGGGATTGGGACTTGGCCGAATGGTTTAG
- the aspS gene encoding aspartate--tRNA ligase, producing MTTRTHTCGELRKTDNGKSIVLQGWVARARDLGGLVFIDLRDRYGKTQVVVEPEQADASRIAHELKNEWVVEIQGTVRARPDGMVNADMPTGEVEVVATSIEVLNCCPELPFQIEGADKASDELRLKYRYLDLRRSELQDVLILRHKVSNIARNHFTELGFIEVETPCLVKSTPEGARDYLVPSRVFPHQFYALPQSPQIYKQILMVAGFDKYFQICKCFRDEDLRSDRQPEFTQIDVEISFATRDIVFSTVEGLWVKILKEIWNTSVEMPLPRLSYNYVMENYGSDKPDLRYDLKFENVTGHVKDTEFRVIRGALDAGGVVIGLRVPGQAEISRKQFAEVEELAKASGLGGILPIKIGAEGLSGVLVGKVSDDAIANIVKQLKGEQGDLLLLAVGKKSDVLKALGVMRIKLAEHFKLFDPNDHKNVSMFWVVDFPLFERDEETGEVWPAHHPFTGFNPEDSHLLDSEPWNVRSTSYDLVMNGNELLSGSIRIHDPEIQSKIFRMLGISDEEAKMRFGFLVDALKYGAPPMGGFALGFDRMIMVLTNRPIRDVIAFPKTTLAQSLMDGSPSPVDPKLLDDLKIGLLPVK from the coding sequence ATGACGACAAGAACACATACCTGCGGGGAACTCCGCAAAACTGATAACGGGAAATCCATCGTCCTGCAAGGCTGGGTGGCGCGGGCGCGCGACCTTGGCGGGCTGGTGTTTATCGATCTGCGCGACCGCTACGGCAAGACGCAAGTGGTGGTCGAGCCGGAACAGGCCGACGCATCCCGGATTGCGCATGAACTCAAAAACGAATGGGTCGTTGAGATCCAAGGCACGGTGCGCGCACGGCCGGACGGGATGGTCAATGCCGATATGCCGACGGGTGAGGTGGAGGTGGTGGCAACGTCAATAGAAGTGCTGAACTGCTGCCCCGAATTGCCGTTCCAAATTGAAGGCGCGGACAAAGCTTCGGATGAACTGCGCTTGAAATACCGCTATCTGGATTTGCGGCGGAGCGAATTGCAGGACGTGCTGATTCTGAGGCACAAAGTCTCGAATATCGCGCGGAATCATTTCACGGAGTTGGGTTTCATCGAAGTCGAGACGCCCTGTCTGGTCAAGAGCACGCCGGAAGGCGCGCGCGACTATCTTGTGCCAAGCCGCGTGTTCCCGCATCAGTTCTACGCGCTTCCGCAATCACCGCAGATCTACAAGCAGATTCTGATGGTGGCGGGATTCGATAAGTATTTCCAGATTTGCAAGTGTTTCCGTGACGAAGATTTGAGAAGCGACCGCCAGCCGGAGTTCACGCAGATTGACGTCGAGATTTCCTTTGCCACACGTGACATCGTATTCAGCACGGTGGAGGGGTTGTGGGTGAAGATTCTAAAGGAAATTTGGAATACTTCAGTCGAGATGCCCTTGCCGCGACTGTCGTACAACTATGTAATGGAGAACTATGGTTCGGATAAGCCGGACTTGCGATATGACCTCAAGTTTGAGAATGTCACGGGTCACGTGAAGGACACCGAGTTCCGGGTGATTCGCGGAGCATTGGACGCGGGTGGAGTAGTGATTGGTTTGCGCGTGCCCGGACAAGCGGAGATTTCGCGCAAGCAGTTTGCTGAAGTGGAAGAGCTGGCCAAGGCGTCAGGGCTTGGCGGAATTCTGCCGATTAAGATCGGAGCCGAGGGCTTGAGCGGTGTGTTGGTCGGCAAAGTGAGTGACGATGCGATTGCGAACATCGTCAAACAACTCAAAGGTGAGCAAGGCGACTTGCTGCTCCTTGCCGTCGGCAAGAAGAGCGATGTGCTGAAAGCGCTGGGTGTCATGAGGATCAAGCTTGCCGAACACTTCAAGCTGTTTGATCCGAATGACCACAAGAACGTATCGATGTTTTGGGTAGTGGACTTTCCGTTATTTGAACGCGATGAAGAAACGGGAGAAGTTTGGCCTGCTCATCATCCGTTCACAGGATTCAATCCCGAAGACTCACATTTGCTGGACAGCGAGCCGTGGAACGTGCGCTCGACGTCGTACGATTTGGTGATGAACGGCAACGAATTGCTGTCGGGCTCGATTCGTATCCATGATCCGGAAATACAGTCAAAAATCTTCAGGATGCTGGGCATCTCGGACGAGGAGGCCAAAATGCGATTCGGGTTCCTGGTGGACGCGCTGAAGTACGGCGCGCCTCCGATGGGCGGTTTTGCGCTGGGATTCGACCGGATGATCATGGTGCTGACCAATCGGCCAATCCGGGACGTTATTGCCTTCCCGAAGACGACCTTAGCTC